The Aedes albopictus strain Foshan chromosome 1, AalbF5, whole genome shotgun sequence genomic interval NNNNNNNNNNNNNNNNNNNNNNNNNNNNNNNNNNNNNNNNNNNNNNNNNNNNNNNNNNNNNNNNNNNNNNNNNNNNNNNNNNNNNNNNNNNNNNNNNNNNNNNNNNNNNNNNNNNNNNNNNNNNNNNNNNNNNNNNNNNNNNNNNNNNNNNNNNNNNNNNNNNNNNNNNNNNNNNNNNNNNNNNNNNNNNNNNNNNNNNNNNNNNNNNNNNNNNNNNNNNNNNNNNNNNNNNNNNNNNNNNNNNNNNNNNNNNNNNNNNNNNNNNNNNNNNNNNNNNNNNNNNNNNNNNNNNNNNNNNNNNNNNNNNNNNNNNNNNNNNNNNNNNNNNNNNNNNNNNNNNNNNNNNNNNNNNNNNNNNNNNNNNNNNNNNNNNNNNNNNNNNNNNNNNNNNNNNNNNNNNNNNNNNNNNNNNNNNNNNNNNNNNNNNNNNNNNNNNNNNNNGCAACAGATAGTACAAGAACACGTCGCTCCGGCTGAGCCAGAGTTCACCGTTTCCAGTTAGCTACTCAATTCCGAATGTATTGGTTTCTTCTACGGCTAGCAGGAGCTTTTCGTACAAGATATCCGGCGTTGGATACGGTGGTAGATCCAAACGGTTGAAGCAGGTGTGCGCTCGCGGAAGGGCATTCGGTTTGCCCCATTTCTCTATGCAGAACCGCCGCGGACCGGTCGAACCCCTAAGAGCCGCGAATCCTTCGTACGGGATGCTGGACGTTCCCGTCACAAACTGTAGTAACCGTAACCGTTGCTCGTTGGAGAACTTTTCGATCACGTGCCAGAACCACACTATCACCTGGTGCCCATCGTGGTAACCACTGCGGTACTCCGTGTTTATCCGCCAATCGTTGAGATCTATTTCTGCCGTTCCGGCAATCACCAGCTCCAGCTCCCGCGCGTCGAATACCGACACCAGACGTGGATCGACGACTTCATAGAAGCCACGCACCAACGATTCCGTCTGCTCCTGCACTCCACGCTCCAGCCGCCACTTCACCATCCGCTCCAAATACTCACGTTTGTTCTTCTCCGTGACGGGGATGTTCTTACCACCCGGTTTGAGCTCCCGCTCCACTACCCTACCCAGCAGCTCTTCCGTGACGCAGAACGTGAGCCCCAGTGACGTTCCGGATCCGATGTCGTTGTCCCGGATCCACTGCAACGACTGATGAAATTCATTATCCAAAGATTCCAGATCACTTAGCGCTACCGGAAGCCGCAGCAGAGCTTTGTAGAACGGCCGGGTGAAGAAGGCGTCCAGAAGGTACTGATGGACGAGGGCCAACCCCAGGACGCGACCGCTGAAGCGGAACCTGTGTACAGAGATGAACTGGTCTTAACACACGAATCTCACGGTTACGTTCAGCTCCGAACTTACCAATCATGGCTGTTGTCCACGAAGGCCGACAGGGGCGATACCTGCACCGTGTAGGTATCGTTTGCTGAGTACTCGAACAGACCGTAGTATGGGTTGAACAGCTCGCGGGACAGCAAGAAGAAGAATTCACGAGATGGGCCACCGTAGTCCAGGCCTTCTTCGGTGTCCCACAGCACGGCCAAGCGTCCTCGTTGGAGGTCTTTTTTGTTGGCGGACATGATCCGGCGGAAGGCATCCTCCAGCAGGTGGGACCGGCGGATGTGTAATCTGGAATGAGGTAGATGGTAAATCATGAAGTTTGTTAGGCGGACTGATAGTGTACAATAGATATTAAAAGCTGGTCACAGTTAGGGACCCGCATAGGAATAAATGATGAATCCACGGAATGAAAACCAATACTATTGCTAAAAACTATATGTGAAGATGAATAGTTATcgaagatgcaaatgcgcagatgcAGTGAGAGAGATTCTTTTTATCTGTCATTATAATGGGAAACCTTCATTCCGTTACCAGCGACAATGATCTGCGACAAGTGACAGGCATCAGAAGTACATGCTTTGCAGGAATATCTGAGAATACATCTGGAGGAGATACCTGAGTGGGCTACGGGATGGTATACAAacgtacatacatttatttgttcaacatcacatttaagaaaaACATAATCAAGAATAgtatgccacaatactcggtttgtggctgccgctctccatcctcggtcgcgtccaatgctcgccacatcacgctccacctggtccacccatcgtcctctctgcgctccacgcctttttgtaccaaccagatcagtagcgaacaccaactttgcagggtaggtatccggcattcttgcaacatgccctgcccaccgtatccttccggctttggc includes:
- the LOC109422805 gene encoding E3 ubiquitin-protein ligase HECW2-like isoform X2, with the protein product MGVITKTISIVFSILFENEIMSYIPVEARSPQGSPNLNSSRVPQRAPPPFRRDFEAKLRTFYRKLESKGFGQGPHKLKLHIRRSHLLEDAFRRIMSANKKDLQRGRLAVLWDTEEGLDYGGPSREFFFLLSRELFNPYYGLFEYSANDTYTVQVSPLSAFVDNSHDWFRFSGRVLGLALVHQYLLDAFFTRPFYKALLRLPVALSDLESLDNEFHQSLQWIRDNDIGSGTSLGLTFCVTEELLGRVVERELKPGGKNIPVTEKNKREYLERMVKWRLERGVQEQTESLVRGFYEVVDPRLVSVFDARELELVIAGTAEIDLNDWRINTEYRSGYHDGHQVIVWFWHVIEKFSNEQRLRLLQFVTGTSSIPYEGFAALRGSTGPRRFCIEKWGKPNALPRAHTCFNRLDLPPYPTPDILYEKLLLAVEETNTFGIE
- the LOC109422805 gene encoding E3 ubiquitin-protein ligase HECW2-like isoform X3, translated to MIESSELTVKSLFENEIMSYIPVEARSPQGSPNLNSSRVPQRAPPPFRRDFEAKLRTFYRKLESKGFGQGPHKLKLHIRRSHLLEDAFRRIMSANKKDLQRGRLAVLWDTEEGLDYGGPSREFFFLLSRELFNPYYGLFEYSANDTYTVQVSPLSAFVDNSHDWFRFSGRVLGLALVHQYLLDAFFTRPFYKALLRLPVALSDLESLDNEFHQSLQWIRDNDIGSGTSLGLTFCVTEELLGRVVERELKPGGKNIPVTEKNKREYLERMVKWRLERGVQEQTESLVRGFYEVVDPRLVSVFDARELELVIAGTAEIDLNDWRINTEYRSGYHDGHQVIVWFWHVIEKFSNEQRLRLLQFVTGTSSIPYEGFAALRGSTGPRRFCIEKWGKPNALPRAHTCFNRLDLPPYPTPDILYEKLLLAVEETNTFGIE